One Companilactobacillus heilongjiangensis genomic window, ACGGGTAATCCTGCTGCATTAGGAATGTCAGACAATGCTACTGCTATGAGTGCCGAATGGCCTGAAGATTTAGATGGATTAAATAGTATTTATAATTACACTGGTTCAAATCCAAATACCAAATTTGTTTCAAAAGATGTTGTTCCAGAATAAAAATTGATTGATATACAAAAAAGTCGCCGAAGAAAATTTCGACGATTTTTTTGTATTTAGTTTTTATTCAAATCATCAGTCAACTCTTTAGGTAAATGACGTGGACCGCGGACAGCTCTAACTCCCAGAGTTTTTAGTTTATTTAAAGGATATTGAGCGGAATCGTATGTATTAATTAAATGAATTTTCATAACATATTTCATGGCTAGGTTTTTATCATGATAGTTATAAGGAATATTTGTATCTATTACTAAACATTTATAAATCAAAGCAGAGATAGGTGCAGCAACATATATATAGACAATGTCGTCTGCCTTAATATTCGTTGATTGCTTCCAAGTAATAGTAGGATTCTCTGCGAAAGCCTTTGCCAAATCAAAATATTTAGGATTAGCTGGAATAATCCACTCTTGTCCAGTTGTGACAGGATTAAACTCAAAGCATTCTTCAGCAATTTTTTTCAGCAGGACAGTGTATTTCTTCTTCACATCTGATGCAAAGGAACCCAGAACTTGATTGGAGCGGAAATTATTATATTCGGAATTAAAATTCTTATCAATAACCTTGCCGGTCAATTGTCCTGCTTTATCAACGGTCAGTGAAATAAGCAGGTCAGCGTCAGGGATTTCAGTTGAAAAAGTATATATATTGTCCACTTTTTTAAATCCAAAGTTCAGTAATTTTTTAAAATTTGGTTTGTGATTCGTGAAAATCTTGTCTTCTATTTGCACATTTAAAACTTCCTACATATTTGTTTAAGAATAACTTGGTAAACTTAAATACAATTATAATGCATATCAATCAAGGTTGTCTTGATATGGAATTGATATGTTAGAACGAATTTCTTAATATCACTAATTTAGTTATTGACTGTAACCAAACGTTATAGTTTAAAATGGTATGCGTATAGAAAATCCACTAGTATCTTTGGATAGCGAAAATAGTAAGATTTAAATGATTTAAGTAAGTTGAGGAGATCAATGTATGCCAGAAAAAAACACAAAAGCTAATCAAATTGAAGTGCACGGAGGGAAAGTCCATAATTTAAAAAATATTGATGTAAATATTCCATTGGATAAGTTTGTAGCTATTTCTGGTCCATCTGGTTCGGGGAAAAGTTCTTTAGCAATGGGAATTTTGTACGCGGAAGGTTCTCGTCGTTATTTGGAAGCTTTGTCAACTTATACTAGACGAAGAATCAGTCAGAATAAACGGTCACAAGTTCAAGAGGTTAAGCATATTCCTTCAGCTATTGCTTTACGTCAACGACCAAATGTTCCTTCCGAGCGTTCGACCGTGGGTTCGATGAGTGAACTGTTTAATGTGGTTCGGCTGATTTTTTCCCGATTGGGCTCAACCGTCTGTCCAAATGGTCATCGAATACAACCTAGTTTGAAGATTGCTCAATCAATGGATCTTCCCGGAGGTCCCGATAGTCGCATGGGAATTATTGTTTGTCCAACTTGTGGGATTGAGTTTATGGCTAAATCAGCTGAGGACTTTGCTTTTAATTCTGGTGGGGCTTGTAAACAGTGTCATGGTACGGGTAAAATCCGTGAATTGGATGAGAGTAAGTTAATTGGCGATGAGAATCAAACTCTTGCAGAGGGTGCAGTCGCATCATGGCATTTACCAGGTCGTAATTTTATGCCTACTGTTGCTGCAACTTTAGGTGTTCGAACAGATGTCCCTTATAAGGACTTGACCGATAAGGAAAAGAATATTGTCTTGCATGGCGAGAAGAAACAATATTCGGTTGACTTTAGAACTTCAACTGGACGTGTATTTCACACCGATAAGACTCTTTATGAGAACGCTTATGAGGCGGTTTATGATTCCTTAAAGACCGTTAAGAGTGAACGTTCTATCAATAAAATTAATCAATTTTTCCATTTTTCAGTCTGCCCAACTTGTCATGGAACTCGTTTGAATCCTGAGCTGTTGACACAATTAGTTGGTGGCATGAATATTGCTGAAGTGTCTGAACTAACCTTAGGAAAGCTAACTGATTGGGAAACACAGACTAAGCAAGAATTACCAGCTGAAATGAAAGCTATGGCTGACGTTTTATTTAAGAATTTAACCGATACCTTGCGTCCATTACTAGAGTTGGGATTGAATTATTTGACGCTATCTCGGAATGGAAATACTTTATCAACTGGTGAGTTGCAACGGATTCAGCTTTCGAAGACATTGCGGACTGAAACAACTGGTGTTTTGTATGTGTTGGATGAGCCTTCAATTGGATTGCATCCAGACAATGTTAAAGGCCTAATAAATATTTTCAGAGCTTTGATTGCCCAAGGTAATTCACTGGTGGTAGTTGATCATGAGGTCGATATCATTGAAGCAGCTGATTGGGTCATTGAAGTTGGGCCTGGATCTGGGGATGCTGGCGGTCGCATTATTGCCGAGGGCACACCCAGCTCATTGAAACAAAACAGGAATTCACTAATAGGTCCCTTTATTTCTGGAAAAGCTGATATTATGCATGATAAAGTTCCTGTATCCAAAGATGCTGAAAGATTAACAACTCATTTGGAAGTTGATAAATATTTCAATCTACATGATATTACTGTCACTATTCCCGGAAATGAAATTACGGCTGTCACTGGTTTCTCAGGCGCTGGTAAGACTAGTTTGATTTTAGATAGTTTAGTGCCTGCAATTGAATCGAAAAAAGAAAAGCGCTCTTTGCCAAAGCAAGTTAAAACCTTGAAGACCAATTTAACGGATGTTGTCAGTGTCGATGCCAAGCCAATTGGTAAAAATGCTCGTTCAAGTTTGGCTACTTATACGTCTATTATGGATAATCTAAGACGAATTTTTGCTGATTTGCCAGAATCTAAGAAGCGACATTATGGGATTGCTTATTTCTCATATAACAATAAACAAGGTGCTTGTGAACATTGTGGTGGGGTCGGCGTAATTTCACTAGATATTCAATACTTGCCCGATATGGAAGAAATTTGTCCTTACTGTAATGGAACTCGTTATAAACCAGAAATTCAGGAAATTCGTTGGCACGGATATACGATTGTTGATTTATTAAACTTGTCAGTCAAAGAAGCCTTGAGTGTTTTCCAAGATGTGCCTGCAATTGAGAAGCAGTTACAATTATTGGATGAGATTGGTTTGAGTTACTTACATTTAGGTGAAAGTACTCCTAGTCTGTCTGGTGGTGAAGCACAAAGACTTAAACTCGTTAACCATCTGAATAAGAAACAAGCCCAGACGTTATTTGTTTTTGATGAACCATCAGTGGGATTACATCCTCAAGATGTACAGACATTGCTTGGAGTTATCAATAAGCTCAAGGAAAAGGGGGCAACTGTCATCATTATTACGCATGATTTGGATTTGATGGCAAACGCAGATTATATGATTGATCTGGGACCTAAAGGCGGTTCTTCAGGTGGTAAGTTAATGGCTGCCGGTACTCCTCAACAACTTATCGAAAAATCGCATAGTTTAACCATTGATTACCTAAAGGAACATTTCCAAAAGTTTGGTTTGATTTAAGTTATTAGAAAATTTAGATACGAAAAAGCCGTCGAAAATAAAAATTCGACGGCTTTTGTATTGTTCTATTTAGTTAAATTCAACTGGATGCTTGTCAGTCAAAGCTTTAGTACGTGCATCCAATTCTTGAAGTTTTTCAGGATCATCGTGATACTTGATAGCATCAACAATAATACGTGCTACTTCTTCACAGTCTTCTTCGTCAAATCCTCTTGATGTAATAGCAGGAGAACCTAAACGAAGGCCAGATGTAAATTTAGGAGGCAATGGGTCGTTAGGAATGGCTTCCTTGTTAGTTGTGATGTGAATAGTATCAAGTAAGTTTTGAACTTCCATACCATTCAAGTCACATTCAGTTAAAACAACGTTTAACAAGTGGTTGTCTGTACCACCAGTTAGAACTGATAAATTATCAGCATCATTGATAACTTTTGCCATAGCAGCAGCATTCTTAATAACTTGTTCCATGTAAGTTTTGAATTCTGGTTGTAAGTCTTCGCCAAAAGCAACAGCTTTACCAGCAATCACGTGTTCCAATGGACCACCTTGAGTGCCAGGGAAGACAGCTGAATTAAGTTTCTTACCAAGTTCAGCCTTAGCCAAAATCATACCACCACGGGGGCCTCTGAGAGTTTTGTGAGTAGTTGTAGTAACAATATCGGCAACTCCAACTGGAGTAGGGTGTAATCCAACCGCAACGAGTCCAGCAATGTGAGCCATATCGACCATCAAGTAAGCGCCAACTGAATCAGCAATTTCTCTAAACTTCTTGAAATCGATGATACGGCTATAAGCTGAAGCACCCGCAACGATAAGTTTTGGTTGAACTTCTTCAGCAATTTTTTGGACGTCGTCATAGTCAATTAAACCTTCAGCATTAACACCATATGAATGGAAGTTATACATTTTACCAGAGAAATTAACTTTTGAACCGTGTGTTAAGTGACCACCCGCATTTAAATCCATACCTAGAACTGAGTCACCAGGTTTTAAAACAGCTTGGTAGGCGGCAGCATTAGCTTGTGAACCTGAATGTGGTTGAACGTTGACATATTCGGCGTTGAATAATTTCTTTGCTCGGTCAATTGCGATTTGTTCGACTTGATCGATGTATTCACAACCACCATAGTAACGGTGCCCTGGATAACCTTCAGCATACTTGTTTGTTAAAACTGAACCTTGGGCTTTTCTAACATTGTCAGAAACGATATTTTCAGAAGCAATCAATTCGATATTTCTATTTTGTCGATTTTCTTCCTTATTGATTAGATCAAAAATTTCCTTATCACCTGTACTGTATTGCACTACGACCATCTCCTAATAATTATTGTTAACTACGCTGGTACCATCACTATAATTAATCTTGACACCTTTTTCAACGTTGAAAATGTAAACGTTAAAAGAAATTCCATTGTCCAGCTGACCGCTTTGTGTCAACGATTCAGCCATCATTTGAACCCCTCGAGCCACTAATTCATTGCCACGATATATCGGTTTAACACGATACCTAATGTAATTATTAGGGTTTTGCTTGATGTAATAAGCAATATCGTTTTCATGCTTGAGCATTTCGGGAGAGTTCAGTGAACGAGTTCCTGTCATCAAATTTTTAGGATTATTGTTTTGTCCTGTCAATTGATAACCAATTAGGTGCGAACGATTATATAGCCATCCGCCGTTAATTTTCTTATTGTGCCAACCAGTTGGATTGACATAAAGAGGTTCACGCTTTGCGGTCGGCATCAAACTTTTACTCAATAACGCATCGGCCTGAATGGCTCGGTTTAAACTGTCCAAGTCAGCGAAACGTTGCCAAGGACCTTGCGAGACATTTAGTTCGGCTTTTGTGAAAGTAGGCGTATTGTTGTTGACTTCAATTTCTTGATTCGTCTGATAGTTTAAATTGGCCAAATTGGAACTAGATGACGTGGTGGTCTTTTCCACTTGCCGTGGATTGTCACCCGGACTAGTTCCATTGTTTTGGTAGGATTCATAAGTTCCTGAACCTCCAACTACGACTAACAAAAGTCCCAGAGAAACTAAGCGTCGATGAATCCGGCGTTTGGGTTTAACCATAAAAGTGGTAAACAGTACGATTGCCCCCAAAACAATCAGTAACAACATATACATATAAATATCCCCTCACTACGAAGATTAATTATCTTCATTTTGATTTTATCATAAGTTTTCAGAAATCTTGAACATTATTTACTTATTACTGATATTTAATTCGTATATTGGTTTTTTAAAATGCCGTCGGAAGAGCTGAGAAATATTCACTGGCTGTGCGGAACGGTCCGAGCCAAAGGACGGTCTCGAACCTCGATTTTGAGCCGAAGAACACGTCTCAAAACTCGCCCGGTGGTGTAATGGCTAAAGCCATAACACCACTTTCACTGCCCACTAATATTTCTCAGCTCTTCCGACTAGATGTTTCGTTGTTTGTATGGTGTTTTTATGATTTTTTGTTATTTGTTAAACATAGAGTTTATGACTTAAACAAAAAAATATACAAAATGTAAATCTCTTTGAAATTCACCAACTAATCTAAAAAAAGAAGCTGAAAATTATCAGCTTCTTTTTGCTTTTATTGAAATGTCTTTTTCAGAGCTTCGATTCTCTTATCCAATGGTGGATGGGTATCGAATAGTCCGGAAAAATGTTTTTTCTTAGTAGGATCGTCAATGTATAAAGCGGCGCTTGCATCGTCAACTCGTTTCATTGGTTTGGTGCTTTCTTCTAGCTTTCCCAAAGCGTTAATCAATCCCTGAGGATTTCTGGTCAATTCTGCTCCAGAGACGTCGGCTAAATACTCACGGTTTCTGGAAATTGCCATCTGTACCAAACTGGCGATTAATGGACCGATAATGGCAAAGACTAATCCAACGACCCACAAGACGATTCGGATTGCTCCAGAATTGTTGTTGTCTCGGTCGTCATCTCGCATTGGAATCCACCAACGATAGGCGTTACCGATAATGGAACAAATTAAAATTATCGCTGAAGATAAAGCTACCGAAATTGTTGAGACACGAATGTCGTAATTTCTTATGTGGGAAACTTCATGTGCTAACACGCCCTCAAGTTCCTCACGGTCCATCATTTTGTACAAACCGCTAGTTACGGCCACTGCTGAATGCTGTGGATCACGGCCAGTCGCAAAGGCGTTAGGACTCGGATCATCAATAATGTAAATGTCTGGTAAAGGGATATCAGCGACCATCGATAAATCTTCGACAATATGCCAAAGATCTGGAGCATCTTTCGCCGAATTTAGCTTTCTTGCACCGTTCATTTGCATTACGATACTAGTAGATTGAAAATAGGTAATTAGTGTGTAAACAATCGCGATGACGAGAGCAATAACTATCCCTGAGTAGAGATTGTCAAAAAAGTAGAGTCCCAAAAAACTGCCGATAGCAGCGAGTATCAAAAAGAAGACGAAAAATATCAAGTAGGTTTTACGTTTATTACGATCAATTTGCTCGTAAATCATAAGTAGCCTCGGTTAAAACTTAACTTTAGGAGCTTCTTTGTCAACATCAGGAATTTGCAAGAAATTCATTTCTTTGAAGCCGTGAATTCCAGCAATGATGTTACGAGGGAACGTTTGGATGGCTGTATCGTAAGCCTGTACTTGACTATTGTAAGCTTGACGTGCGTATGAAACTTTATTTTCAGTGTTTGAAAGTTCTTCCATTAATTGAGAGAATTCTTGGTTGGCTTTAAGATCAGGGTAGTTTTCTGCTAAAGCAAATACTTGTCTCAAGGCGCCAGTCAATTCATTGTCAGCATCAACTTTGTCTTGTAATGAGTCAGCGCTGTTAACGTTATTTCTCATTTCAACAACACGTGCTAAAGTTTCCTTTTCGTGAGTGGCATAACCTTTAACAGTTTCCACTAGGTTAGGAATCAAATCAGTACGACGTTTTAGTTGAACGTCAATTTGTGAACTGAACTCACGAGCACGGTTGCGGTATTTAACAAGACTGTTGTACATGCCGGCATAGGCGGCGATTATTACTAAGATGACAACAATTATAATTATTGTATTCATTTAAATCTCCTTCTTATCTTAATGGCTATATTCTACCATAATGCAAGTTTGGGAGTATAACGTGTAGCGCTAGTTTAGTACGTCATCTTTTCTAACTAAGTATGCCGTCTCCAGAGCTGGGAAATATTCTCAAGCTGTGCGGAACGGTCCGAGCCAAGAGGCGGTCTCGAACCTCGGTTTGAAGCCTTGACACAGTTCGTCAAGTCTCCAAACACGCCCGGTGGTATAAGTACGGGAGGAACTCCCGTACTTATACCACTACCACGGCACACAAATATTTCCCAGCTCTTCCGACTAATTAATTGATACTAACTGAATGTAAATATATTCAAATGATCCTGTATCCAGCGCACCTTAGATACTGAAATATAATTGATACTAATATATCGGTAACAAATTATTAATGTTGTAAATGTCTGATCGGTTATCTGATATTAATTGAATAAAACCATCAATGTAAAATTAAATTAGTTGGAAGAGCTGAGAGTATTCATCCGCAGCGAAAGTGGCGTTATTGCTTCAGCAATTACACCACCGGTCGAGTTGGAGACTTACCGGTTTTTGGTAAGGCTTCAACCGAGGTTCGAGACCGTTCTTTGGCTCGGACCGTACCGCGCAGCAGATGAATACTCTCAGCTCTGGAAACGGTAGCCATTCAATCTATGAGTTTATCATTATTGTTTTTTTGAAAAATAATTTATAATTAAATATGAGGAAGGTCACTTATTTGTAGGTTTCATAGGTGAAAATATTATGAAAAAAATCTTTCTACCAGTTTTAATGTTTCTAGCTGTAATCTTGGGGAGTATGCCCGTAACTGTTTCGGGTGAAGCCACAGTTGATGCCTCGGTTGGTAGTCAATTGGACCAAAATATCGATGGTCTGCTTAACCAAAAAGGATTCTCAGGAAGCTTGTTGGTTGTGAAAAATGGCAAACCTGTTTATCAAACTAGTCGCGGATATTCTAACTATGCTAATGGTCTTAGCAATGAAAAGAATACAGCTTACGAGATAGATTCAGTGCAAAAGACTTTGACTGCCGCTTTGGTTATGAAAGAAGTTCAAAATGGTAAGTTGAGTCTGACTGATAAGTTGAGTAAATTTTACCCAAGTATTCCTGGTAGTAATAAAATTACTATCAGACAAATGCTGGATATGACTTCAGGCTTGGTTTTAAGTGAGGTTGGACCTGATCAAATTTTACCCGACTCAGGTATTATTGCGGCCGATATTAACAGTGTTCATTTTTCAGAACTTTCCTATAAGAAGTGGAATTATCAACCGGTCAATTTCAATTTGCTCTGTGGTATTTTGGAACAGATTACCGGTAAGTCGTATCAAAGATTATTTACCAAGACGTATATTAATAAATTGCATTTAAAGCATACTATCTTCGCCTATGACGAAAAGCCAGGTATTGAAAAGGCAGCAGGTTATAATAATCCTGATCCGCTGTCAGCTCGTTTGGATTATAAGAATGCCTTCTATACGAAGAAATTCTTCGAATTCGATGAACTCGGTACTGGTCAAGTTTATATGAGCGTTAACGATTTATACAAAGTTGAGAAATATATTATGCGTGGCAAAATGTTGTCCAAAAAGTCACGTAAGATTTTGTTCAAGAAGGGTAGTGTCAGCACCTATGGAGGAGGAATGTATCATGGCAAGAATGATAACTTCGCTAACGGTTGGGGTTACGGCTTCCAAGGTATCGCCCACATCTCTAATAATGGGAAAGATGCAGTGATTCTTTTGGAAAACTACTCTCGTATAGCAGCTGATGCCAAACCAATTGCCAAGCAAATTTATAGCATGATTGAGAATGAATGAAAATAAAGCTGGTAATTTGGATGAAAAGACTGTATTATGGGTTGTGCAGGTAAAGCCTACCTGTTATTTAAAAATGGTCACTTTGCACATTCCAAAGATTTCTGTAAAGTGATCTAAAGCACTACGTCTAGGATGATGTAGTGCTTTTTCTTTACCCTAAATTAAATGAGATATTTGTCTCATCCAAAAAAGTGTTGTAAGTTAATAATAGGATATTGAGGAGGGACATTTTTATGTATAAATTAAATGATGGTCAACAAATTCCTGATTTTGGATTTGGAACATATAAATTGAATGGCCGGACTGGCGTTCAAAGTATCGTGTCAGCTATTAATAATGGATATAAAATGATTGATACTGCTTATAATTATGAAAATGAAGGTACAGTTGGACGTGCTATTTCTGAAAGTGGCATTGATCGTGATAAGTTGACCGTAACATCGAAGTTACCTGGTCGCTACTACGCTTATGATGATGCAATTACAGCCTTGCAAGAGTCACTCTATCGAGCACATCTTAATTATTTTGACTTGTATTTGATACATTGGCCCAACCCTAAACGTGGAATGTACGTTGAAGCATGGCAAGCTTTGATAGATGCCCAAAAGTTTGGATTGGTTAAATCAATTGGTGTCTGCAACTTTTTGCCAGAGCACTTAGAAAAACTCAAAAAAGAAACTGGCATTTTGCCAGCCATTAACCAAATTGAATTGCATCCATATTTTAATCAAAAAGAGATGCGTGATTTTGATCATGATAACGGTATTGTAACGATGGATTGGAGTCCACTTGGTCGTGCCAGTTCTGTTCTTGAAGATCCAATGTTGATTGCCTTGGGTGAAAAATATCATAAATCAGTTGGACAAATTATTCTTAGATGGGAACATCAATTGGATACTATTCCGATCCCTAAGTCCGCTTCACCAGTCAGACAACGCGAGAATATGAATATTTTTGATTTTGAAATTTCAAATGATGATATGGAAAAAATCAATTCATTGACGAAACCAGATGGTCGTAATAAAAACCAAGATCCAGCCGTTTACGAAGAATTCTAAAAATGAGAGTGATATTTGAGTTTATCTCAAATACCACTCTTTTTAAATTTTGTCTCAAAAATTGGTGAAAAATAAATCGAAAATTTACTAAAAAATACATCTTTACTATTGCATCTGTTTACGAATAGAACTATATTCTAGATGTAAGCAGTTACATATGGAAGCTAATTTAATCAAGAGGTGGTTCTTATGTATAGAAGTAATGGTAATTATGAAGCATTTGCAAAACCAATGAAACCAGAAGGCGTTGATGACAAGTCAGCATACATTGTTGGTTCTGGTCTAGCTGGATTGGCTGCAGCTTCATTCCTTGTACGTGATGGTCAAATGAAAGGCGACAAGATCCATGTTCTCGAAGAACTTGCTCTACCTGGTGGTAGTATGGATGGTATTTGGAACGAACAAAAAGGTTACATCATCCGTGGTGGTAGA contains:
- a CDS encoding AAA family ATPase codes for the protein MPEKNTKANQIEVHGGKVHNLKNIDVNIPLDKFVAISGPSGSGKSSLAMGILYAEGSRRYLEALSTYTRRRISQNKRSQVQEVKHIPSAIALRQRPNVPSERSTVGSMSELFNVVRLIFSRLGSTVCPNGHRIQPSLKIAQSMDLPGGPDSRMGIIVCPTCGIEFMAKSAEDFAFNSGGACKQCHGTGKIRELDESKLIGDENQTLAEGAVASWHLPGRNFMPTVAATLGVRTDVPYKDLTDKEKNIVLHGEKKQYSVDFRTSTGRVFHTDKTLYENAYEAVYDSLKTVKSERSINKINQFFHFSVCPTCHGTRLNPELLTQLVGGMNIAEVSELTLGKLTDWETQTKQELPAEMKAMADVLFKNLTDTLRPLLELGLNYLTLSRNGNTLSTGELQRIQLSKTLRTETTGVLYVLDEPSIGLHPDNVKGLINIFRALIAQGNSLVVVDHEVDIIEAADWVIEVGPGSGDAGGRIIAEGTPSSLKQNRNSLIGPFISGKADIMHDKVPVSKDAERLTTHLEVDKYFNLHDITVTIPGNEITAVTGFSGAGKTSLILDSLVPAIESKKEKRSLPKQVKTLKTNLTDVVSVDAKPIGKNARSSLATYTSIMDNLRRIFADLPESKKRHYGIAYFSYNNKQGACEHCGGVGVISLDIQYLPDMEEICPYCNGTRYKPEIQEIRWHGYTIVDLLNLSVKEALSVFQDVPAIEKQLQLLDEIGLSYLHLGESTPSLSGGEAQRLKLVNHLNKKQAQTLFVFDEPSVGLHPQDVQTLLGVINKLKEKGATVIIITHDLDLMANADYMIDLGPKGGSSGGKLMAAGTPQQLIEKSHSLTIDYLKEHFQKFGLI
- the glyA gene encoding serine hydroxymethyltransferase; the encoded protein is MVVVQYSTGDKEIFDLINKEENRQNRNIELIASENIVSDNVRKAQGSVLTNKYAEGYPGHRYYGGCEYIDQVEQIAIDRAKKLFNAEYVNVQPHSGSQANAAAYQAVLKPGDSVLGMDLNAGGHLTHGSKVNFSGKMYNFHSYGVNAEGLIDYDDVQKIAEEVQPKLIVAGASAYSRIIDFKKFREIADSVGAYLMVDMAHIAGLVAVGLHPTPVGVADIVTTTTHKTLRGPRGGMILAKAELGKKLNSAVFPGTQGGPLEHVIAGKAVAFGEDLQPEFKTYMEQVIKNAAAMAKVINDADNLSVLTGGTDNHLLNVVLTECDLNGMEVQNLLDTIHITTNKEAIPNDPLPPKFTSGLRLGSPAITSRGFDEEDCEEVARIIVDAIKYHDDPEKLQELDARTKALTDKHPVEFN
- a CDS encoding DNA/RNA non-specific endonuclease; translated protein: MYMLLLIVLGAIVLFTTFMVKPKRRIHRRLVSLGLLLVVVGGSGTYESYQNNGTSPGDNPRQVEKTTTSSSSNLANLNYQTNQEIEVNNNTPTFTKAELNVSQGPWQRFADLDSLNRAIQADALLSKSLMPTAKREPLYVNPTGWHNKKINGGWLYNRSHLIGYQLTGQNNNPKNLMTGTRSLNSPEMLKHENDIAYYIKQNPNNYIRYRVKPIYRGNELVARGVQMMAESLTQSGQLDNGISFNVYIFNVEKGVKINYSDGTSVVNNNY
- the htpX gene encoding zinc metalloprotease HtpX, encoding MIYEQIDRNKRKTYLIFFVFFLILAAIGSFLGLYFFDNLYSGIVIALVIAIVYTLITYFQSTSIVMQMNGARKLNSAKDAPDLWHIVEDLSMVADIPLPDIYIIDDPSPNAFATGRDPQHSAVAVTSGLYKMMDREELEGVLAHEVSHIRNYDIRVSTISVALSSAIILICSIIGNAYRWWIPMRDDDRDNNNSGAIRIVLWVVGLVFAIIGPLIASLVQMAISRNREYLADVSGAELTRNPQGLINALGKLEESTKPMKRVDDASAALYIDDPTKKKHFSGLFDTHPPLDKRIEALKKTFQ
- a CDS encoding LemA family protein; the protein is MNTIIIIVVILVIIAAYAGMYNSLVKYRNRAREFSSQIDVQLKRRTDLIPNLVETVKGYATHEKETLARVVEMRNNVNSADSLQDKVDADNELTGALRQVFALAENYPDLKANQEFSQLMEELSNTENKVSYARQAYNSQVQAYDTAIQTFPRNIIAGIHGFKEMNFLQIPDVDKEAPKVKF
- a CDS encoding serine hydrolase domain-containing protein, encoding MKKIFLPVLMFLAVILGSMPVTVSGEATVDASVGSQLDQNIDGLLNQKGFSGSLLVVKNGKPVYQTSRGYSNYANGLSNEKNTAYEIDSVQKTLTAALVMKEVQNGKLSLTDKLSKFYPSIPGSNKITIRQMLDMTSGLVLSEVGPDQILPDSGIIAADINSVHFSELSYKKWNYQPVNFNLLCGILEQITGKSYQRLFTKTYINKLHLKHTIFAYDEKPGIEKAAGYNNPDPLSARLDYKNAFYTKKFFEFDELGTGQVYMSVNDLYKVEKYIMRGKMLSKKSRKILFKKGSVSTYGGGMYHGKNDNFANGWGYGFQGIAHISNNGKDAVILLENYSRIAADAKPIAKQIYSMIENE
- a CDS encoding aldo/keto reductase → MFMYKLNDGQQIPDFGFGTYKLNGRTGVQSIVSAINNGYKMIDTAYNYENEGTVGRAISESGIDRDKLTVTSKLPGRYYAYDDAITALQESLYRAHLNYFDLYLIHWPNPKRGMYVEAWQALIDAQKFGLVKSIGVCNFLPEHLEKLKKETGILPAINQIELHPYFNQKEMRDFDHDNGIVTMDWSPLGRASSVLEDPMLIALGEKYHKSVGQIILRWEHQLDTIPIPKSASPVRQRENMNIFDFEISNDDMEKINSLTKPDGRNKNQDPAVYEEF